One window of Leguminivora glycinivorella isolate SPB_JAAS2020 chromosome 9, LegGlyc_1.1, whole genome shotgun sequence genomic DNA carries:
- the LOC125229450 gene encoding uncharacterized protein LOC125229450 isoform X1: MKILLLLFVLHTAFSDDFGKSYMKHARLCREWTCINNKLGLNDSLPPRDQYRQVLKGILPEAWHGAVEPTLEGCYVNRTRRYTNTCPGQALLQCTVEKLVENCPNAYWRKNDGCSNVSSLAGFKYMFSQGLYENLEANLSYEQRPPWFMKYVSKPKKYFNSKCCDLPELFNDTTLTECGFTHVMHYHRHSPVRVVTLAPEPNSESVSSDTESTQSGDSIRVVSLPPLPVSDDSSDDPLDCCDMSGFIRPSWRSECDFRLKWDPEARLTIDTTTVTTTEVPMTTTTAKARLDVKVLPLSCVQETCVFRKLNIITDSGTVDIDAFSKMLNNLTSEHPSWSKAKARVVTKCLTRPVLNYDAECEINKVLACTFDVLSENCPTVKKNDPCKHSSTITNDIVCQISSSKALFKNRHQFCDIPRLIKYDTVLQECGVSSISRLEYSTHVVPVVKKHEPVAGCKKLTESTTCLLSKMGSLNKYKFMDYFKMKANINDFTRTHTEWLALHDAYISVFTSMPMYRNHCSSPKKLLNLIDAMLMTCPLSARKSSPKCYKMLNEISHSSIVNQNTTKEQSEQMLNQFHYIFFPPNTQQTVVRKTKVTKKYDFGILDNGNVPPVRVIDVNPTARPIKVLLPVYQQMHSNFGPFNLHGRGDSVLRGGPGLP; encoded by the exons ATGAAAatactgttattattatttgttttacacACG GCCTTCAGCGATGATTTCGGGAAATCTTACATGAAACATGCACGATTG TGTCGAGAATGGACGTGCATCAACAACAAACTTGGCCTAAACGATTCCCTGCCGCCGCGAGACCAATACCGCCAAGTTCTGAAAG GAATATTACCCGAAGCATGGCACGGCGCGGTCGAGCCCACCCTAGAAGGTTGCTATGTTAACCGCACTCGTCGGTACACAAACACCTGCCCAGGGCAAGCTCTCTTACAATGCACTGTGGAAAAGTTGGTTGAG AACTGTCCAAATGCCTATTGGAGAAAAAATGACGGCTGCTCAAACGTTTCATCACTTGCCGGCTTCAAGTACATGTTTTCGCAAGG CTTGTATGAGAACTTAGAAGCGAATTTATCATATGAGCAACGCCCGCCATGGTTTATGAAATATGTAAGTAAGCCCAAAAAG TACTTCAACTCCAAATGCTGCGATCTGCCAGAACTATTCAACGATACAACACTGACTGAATGCGGGTTCACACACGTCATGCATTACCACAGACACAGTCCTGTCCGCGTGGTCACCCTAGCTCCG gaaCCGAATTCCGAATCAGTGTCTTCAGATACGGAATCTACACAGTCAGGTGATTCAATTCGAGTAGTGAGTCTACCTCCTCTACCAGTTAGTGATGAT TCTTCTGATGATCCACTCGATTGTTGCGACATGTCCGGTTTCATCCGGCCATCATGGCGGTCAGAGTGCGACTTCCGGCTAAAGTGGGACCCTGAGGCGCGCTTGACCATAGATACGACAACTGTTACCACTACAGAAGTTCCGATGACTACCACTACGGCTAAAGCAAGGCTCGATGTCAAAGTTCTGCCGTTGTCT TGTGTCCAAGAAACATGCGTATTCCGAAAACTGAACATCATCACGGATTCAGGCACCGTCGACATTGACGCCTTCTCAAAGATGCTCAACAACCTGACTTCGGAGCATCCATCATGGTCTAAAGCTAAGGCTAGAGTGGTTACCAAGTGTCTGACTAGGCCCGTATTGAATTATGACGCTGAGTGTGAGATCAACAAAGTTCTGGCTTGCACGTTTGACGTTTTATCTGAG aATTGTCCTACCGTGAAGAAAAATGACCCTTGCAAGCATTCAAGCACTATAACTAACGATATTGTCTGCCAGATCAGCTCATCCAAAGCCTTGTTT AAGAACCGCCACCAATTCTGCGACATCCCTCGACTAATCAAATACGACACAGTTCTACAAGAGTGTGGCGTGAGCTCCATCAGTCGTCTGGAGTATTCCACGCATGTGGTGCCTGTCGTGAAGAAACATGAACCTGTGGCTGGG tgcAAGAAACTGACAGAGTCAACAACCTGCCTGCTCTCCAAAATGGGTTCCCTAAACAAATACAAATTCATGGACTACTTCAAGATGAAGGCCAACATAAACGACTTCACACGCACCCACACTGAATGGCTGGCTTTACACGACGCGTATATCAGCGTGTTCACCAGTATGCCCATGTATAGGAACCATTGCAGCTCGCCTAAGAAGTTGCTGAATTTGATTGATGCTATGTTGATg ACATGCCCGTTATCGGCCCGCAAATCATCACCGAAATGCTACAAAATGCTAAACGAGATCTCCCACTCGTCGATTGTAAACCAGAACACAACGAAGGAACAATCTGAACAAATGCTCAACCAATTCCACTACATCTTCTTCCCCCCAAATACCCAACAAACTGTTGTTAGGAAAACCAAAGTTACTAAAAAGTACGATTTTGGCATTTTAGATAATGGCAATGTGCCACCAGTTAGGGTTATAGATGTGAATCCTACGGCTCGGCCGATAAAGGTTTTGTTGCCAGTGTATCAACAAATGCACAGCAATTTTGGACCTTTTAATTTACATGGACGCGGTGACTCGGTTTTAAGAGGAGGCCCTGGGTTGCCTTGA
- the LOC125229450 gene encoding uncharacterized protein LOC125229450 isoform X2, whose translation MKILLLLFVLHTAFSDDFGKSYMKHARLCREWTCINNKLGLNDSLPPRDQYRQVLKGILPEAWHGAVEPTLEGCYVNRTRRYTNTCPGQALLQCTVEKLVENCPNAYWRKNDGCSNVSSLAGFKYMFSQGLYENLEANLSYEQRPPWFMKYVSKPKKYFNSKCCDLPELFNDTTLTECGFTHVMHYHRHSPVRVVTLAPEPNSESVSSDTESTQSGDSIRVVSLPPLPVSDDSSDDPLDCCDMSGFIRPSWRSECDFRLKWDPEARLTIDTTTVTTTEVPMTTTTAKARLDVKVLPLSCVQETCVFRKLNIITDSGTVDIDAFSKMLNNLTSEHPSWSKAKARVVTKCLTRPVLNYDAECEINKVLACTFDVLSENCPTVKKNDPCKHSSTITNDIVCQISSSKALFNRHQFCDIPRLIKYDTVLQECGVSSISRLEYSTHVVPVVKKHEPVAGCKKLTESTTCLLSKMGSLNKYKFMDYFKMKANINDFTRTHTEWLALHDAYISVFTSMPMYRNHCSSPKKLLNLIDAMLMTCPLSARKSSPKCYKMLNEISHSSIVNQNTTKEQSEQMLNQFHYIFFPPNTQQTVVRKTKVTKKYDFGILDNGNVPPVRVIDVNPTARPIKVLLPVYQQMHSNFGPFNLHGRGDSVLRGGPGLP comes from the exons ATGAAAatactgttattattatttgttttacacACG GCCTTCAGCGATGATTTCGGGAAATCTTACATGAAACATGCACGATTG TGTCGAGAATGGACGTGCATCAACAACAAACTTGGCCTAAACGATTCCCTGCCGCCGCGAGACCAATACCGCCAAGTTCTGAAAG GAATATTACCCGAAGCATGGCACGGCGCGGTCGAGCCCACCCTAGAAGGTTGCTATGTTAACCGCACTCGTCGGTACACAAACACCTGCCCAGGGCAAGCTCTCTTACAATGCACTGTGGAAAAGTTGGTTGAG AACTGTCCAAATGCCTATTGGAGAAAAAATGACGGCTGCTCAAACGTTTCATCACTTGCCGGCTTCAAGTACATGTTTTCGCAAGG CTTGTATGAGAACTTAGAAGCGAATTTATCATATGAGCAACGCCCGCCATGGTTTATGAAATATGTAAGTAAGCCCAAAAAG TACTTCAACTCCAAATGCTGCGATCTGCCAGAACTATTCAACGATACAACACTGACTGAATGCGGGTTCACACACGTCATGCATTACCACAGACACAGTCCTGTCCGCGTGGTCACCCTAGCTCCG gaaCCGAATTCCGAATCAGTGTCTTCAGATACGGAATCTACACAGTCAGGTGATTCAATTCGAGTAGTGAGTCTACCTCCTCTACCAGTTAGTGATGAT TCTTCTGATGATCCACTCGATTGTTGCGACATGTCCGGTTTCATCCGGCCATCATGGCGGTCAGAGTGCGACTTCCGGCTAAAGTGGGACCCTGAGGCGCGCTTGACCATAGATACGACAACTGTTACCACTACAGAAGTTCCGATGACTACCACTACGGCTAAAGCAAGGCTCGATGTCAAAGTTCTGCCGTTGTCT TGTGTCCAAGAAACATGCGTATTCCGAAAACTGAACATCATCACGGATTCAGGCACCGTCGACATTGACGCCTTCTCAAAGATGCTCAACAACCTGACTTCGGAGCATCCATCATGGTCTAAAGCTAAGGCTAGAGTGGTTACCAAGTGTCTGACTAGGCCCGTATTGAATTATGACGCTGAGTGTGAGATCAACAAAGTTCTGGCTTGCACGTTTGACGTTTTATCTGAG aATTGTCCTACCGTGAAGAAAAATGACCCTTGCAAGCATTCAAGCACTATAACTAACGATATTGTCTGCCAGATCAGCTCATCCAAAGCCTTGTTT AACCGCCACCAATTCTGCGACATCCCTCGACTAATCAAATACGACACAGTTCTACAAGAGTGTGGCGTGAGCTCCATCAGTCGTCTGGAGTATTCCACGCATGTGGTGCCTGTCGTGAAGAAACATGAACCTGTGGCTGGG tgcAAGAAACTGACAGAGTCAACAACCTGCCTGCTCTCCAAAATGGGTTCCCTAAACAAATACAAATTCATGGACTACTTCAAGATGAAGGCCAACATAAACGACTTCACACGCACCCACACTGAATGGCTGGCTTTACACGACGCGTATATCAGCGTGTTCACCAGTATGCCCATGTATAGGAACCATTGCAGCTCGCCTAAGAAGTTGCTGAATTTGATTGATGCTATGTTGATg ACATGCCCGTTATCGGCCCGCAAATCATCACCGAAATGCTACAAAATGCTAAACGAGATCTCCCACTCGTCGATTGTAAACCAGAACACAACGAAGGAACAATCTGAACAAATGCTCAACCAATTCCACTACATCTTCTTCCCCCCAAATACCCAACAAACTGTTGTTAGGAAAACCAAAGTTACTAAAAAGTACGATTTTGGCATTTTAGATAATGGCAATGTGCCACCAGTTAGGGTTATAGATGTGAATCCTACGGCTCGGCCGATAAAGGTTTTGTTGCCAGTGTATCAACAAATGCACAGCAATTTTGGACCTTTTAATTTACATGGACGCGGTGACTCGGTTTTAAGAGGAGGCCCTGGGTTGCCTTGA
- the LOC125229450 gene encoding uncharacterized protein LOC125229450 isoform X3, protein MKILLLLFVLHTAFSDDFGKSYMKHARLCREWTCINNKLGLNDSLPPRDQYRQVLKGILPEAWHGAVEPTLEGCYVNRTRRYTNTCPGQALLQCTVEKLVENCPNAYWRKNDGCSNVSSLAGFKYMFSQGLYENLEANLSYEQRPPWFMKYYFNSKCCDLPELFNDTTLTECGFTHVMHYHRHSPVRVVTLAPEPNSESVSSDTESTQSGDSIRVVSLPPLPVSDDSSDDPLDCCDMSGFIRPSWRSECDFRLKWDPEARLTIDTTTVTTTEVPMTTTTAKARLDVKVLPLSCVQETCVFRKLNIITDSGTVDIDAFSKMLNNLTSEHPSWSKAKARVVTKCLTRPVLNYDAECEINKVLACTFDVLSENCPTVKKNDPCKHSSTITNDIVCQISSSKALFKNRHQFCDIPRLIKYDTVLQECGVSSISRLEYSTHVVPVVKKHEPVAGCKKLTESTTCLLSKMGSLNKYKFMDYFKMKANINDFTRTHTEWLALHDAYISVFTSMPMYRNHCSSPKKLLNLIDAMLMTCPLSARKSSPKCYKMLNEISHSSIVNQNTTKEQSEQMLNQFHYIFFPPNTQQTVVRKTKVTKKYDFGILDNGNVPPVRVIDVNPTARPIKVLLPVYQQMHSNFGPFNLHGRGDSVLRGGPGLP, encoded by the exons ATGAAAatactgttattattatttgttttacacACG GCCTTCAGCGATGATTTCGGGAAATCTTACATGAAACATGCACGATTG TGTCGAGAATGGACGTGCATCAACAACAAACTTGGCCTAAACGATTCCCTGCCGCCGCGAGACCAATACCGCCAAGTTCTGAAAG GAATATTACCCGAAGCATGGCACGGCGCGGTCGAGCCCACCCTAGAAGGTTGCTATGTTAACCGCACTCGTCGGTACACAAACACCTGCCCAGGGCAAGCTCTCTTACAATGCACTGTGGAAAAGTTGGTTGAG AACTGTCCAAATGCCTATTGGAGAAAAAATGACGGCTGCTCAAACGTTTCATCACTTGCCGGCTTCAAGTACATGTTTTCGCAAGG CTTGTATGAGAACTTAGAAGCGAATTTATCATATGAGCAACGCCCGCCATGGTTTATGAAATAT TACTTCAACTCCAAATGCTGCGATCTGCCAGAACTATTCAACGATACAACACTGACTGAATGCGGGTTCACACACGTCATGCATTACCACAGACACAGTCCTGTCCGCGTGGTCACCCTAGCTCCG gaaCCGAATTCCGAATCAGTGTCTTCAGATACGGAATCTACACAGTCAGGTGATTCAATTCGAGTAGTGAGTCTACCTCCTCTACCAGTTAGTGATGAT TCTTCTGATGATCCACTCGATTGTTGCGACATGTCCGGTTTCATCCGGCCATCATGGCGGTCAGAGTGCGACTTCCGGCTAAAGTGGGACCCTGAGGCGCGCTTGACCATAGATACGACAACTGTTACCACTACAGAAGTTCCGATGACTACCACTACGGCTAAAGCAAGGCTCGATGTCAAAGTTCTGCCGTTGTCT TGTGTCCAAGAAACATGCGTATTCCGAAAACTGAACATCATCACGGATTCAGGCACCGTCGACATTGACGCCTTCTCAAAGATGCTCAACAACCTGACTTCGGAGCATCCATCATGGTCTAAAGCTAAGGCTAGAGTGGTTACCAAGTGTCTGACTAGGCCCGTATTGAATTATGACGCTGAGTGTGAGATCAACAAAGTTCTGGCTTGCACGTTTGACGTTTTATCTGAG aATTGTCCTACCGTGAAGAAAAATGACCCTTGCAAGCATTCAAGCACTATAACTAACGATATTGTCTGCCAGATCAGCTCATCCAAAGCCTTGTTT AAGAACCGCCACCAATTCTGCGACATCCCTCGACTAATCAAATACGACACAGTTCTACAAGAGTGTGGCGTGAGCTCCATCAGTCGTCTGGAGTATTCCACGCATGTGGTGCCTGTCGTGAAGAAACATGAACCTGTGGCTGGG tgcAAGAAACTGACAGAGTCAACAACCTGCCTGCTCTCCAAAATGGGTTCCCTAAACAAATACAAATTCATGGACTACTTCAAGATGAAGGCCAACATAAACGACTTCACACGCACCCACACTGAATGGCTGGCTTTACACGACGCGTATATCAGCGTGTTCACCAGTATGCCCATGTATAGGAACCATTGCAGCTCGCCTAAGAAGTTGCTGAATTTGATTGATGCTATGTTGATg ACATGCCCGTTATCGGCCCGCAAATCATCACCGAAATGCTACAAAATGCTAAACGAGATCTCCCACTCGTCGATTGTAAACCAGAACACAACGAAGGAACAATCTGAACAAATGCTCAACCAATTCCACTACATCTTCTTCCCCCCAAATACCCAACAAACTGTTGTTAGGAAAACCAAAGTTACTAAAAAGTACGATTTTGGCATTTTAGATAATGGCAATGTGCCACCAGTTAGGGTTATAGATGTGAATCCTACGGCTCGGCCGATAAAGGTTTTGTTGCCAGTGTATCAACAAATGCACAGCAATTTTGGACCTTTTAATTTACATGGACGCGGTGACTCGGTTTTAAGAGGAGGCCCTGGGTTGCCTTGA